One Miscanthus floridulus cultivar M001 chromosome 11, ASM1932011v1, whole genome shotgun sequence DNA window includes the following coding sequences:
- the LOC136491148 gene encoding transcription factor MYB41-like: MGRSPCCCHDAGVKKGPWTEEEDRALVEHIQRHGGHVSSWRNLPKAAGLNRCGKSCRLRWTNYLRPDIKRGNFTADEESLIIRLHAQLGNKWSTIATHLDGRTDNEIKNYWNTHIRKKLLRMGIDPVTHQRLPPDDIATASPGAILSAAASLGGLSSALMQVQALQLLLQAVNGGGSAAAAGLVPNSINAAAADNAILNASRSIVPSLLQDQMNLLVSHASSADHLSNIASFAEQQHDVVLQRLNASAPVIGGAAYAEPLAAALVSAAYPPEVAAAADRPVQGFAHLLSEPIEMPSMCSLEDDEDAFWKDMLLDSSSLPL; this comes from the exons ATGGGGAGGTCCCCGTGCTGCTGCCACGACGCCGGCGTGAAGAAAGGCCCGTggacggaggaggaggaccgcgccCTGGTGGAGCACATCCAGAGGCACGGCGGGCACGTCAGCAGCTGGCGCAACCTGCCCAAGGCCGCCGGGCTGAACCGCTGCGGGAAGAGCTGCCGCCTCCGCTGGACCAACTACCTCCGCCCCGACATCAAGCGCGGCAACTTCACCGCCGACGAGGAGAGCCTCATCATCCGCCTCCACGCCCAGCTCGGCAACAA GTGGTCGACGATCGCGACGCACCTGGACGGTCGGACGGACAACGAGATCAAGAACTACTGGAACACGCACATCCGGAAGAAGCTGCTGCGCATGGGCATCGACCCCGTCACGCACCAGCGTCTGCCCCCCGACGACATCGCTACCGCCTCCCCAGGGGCGATCCTCTCGGCGGCGGCGAGCCTGGGAGGCCTCAGCAGCGCTCTGATGCAGGTGCAGGCCCTGCAGCTTCTGCTGCAGGCCGTCAATGGAGGAGgaagcgctgctgctgctggtctcGTGCCTAACAGCATCAACGCAGCAGCCGCCGATAACGCCATTCTGAACGCGAGTCGTAGCATCGTTCCGAGCTTATTACAGGACCAGATGAACCTCCTCGTGTCTCACGCGTCATCAGctgatcatctcagcaatatcGCAAGTTTTGCAGAGCAGCAGCACGACGTGGTACTGCAGCGACTGAACGCTTCCGCTCCGGTGATCGGCGGCGCCGCCTATGCAGAGCCGCTGGCCGCTGCATTAGTGTCTGCGGCTTATCCGCCGGAAGTGGCAGCTGCGGCTGACAGGCCGGTGCAGGGTTTTGCCCATCTTCTGTCGGAGCCCATTGAGATGCCGAGCATGTGCTCTCTGGAGGACGACGAAGATGCTTTCTGGAAGGACATGCTGCTAGACAGCAGCAGCTTGCCACTATGA